One genomic segment of Aquipluma nitroreducens includes these proteins:
- a CDS encoding TonB family protein produces MKYISEHRTGLIGTLVTHGVILIFLLYFGILITKPATPPFEEGILVNFGDSETGLGLEEPAPGEREPSVKPIESASEKIVLPSPPAKKVSAADDDPIVTQDVEKTVAVKTPKKKVVEKVIDPEKQRLAEEERLQKAEQLRQQREEQQRLAQAAAEQRKIGEINSRAKNVFGGGGKGSPDSKSTSQGITYGTGNQGVPQGSANAERYGPGGGIGNGVSFSLDGRTSQSLPKPRYPGNEEGVVVVQVTVNKSGQVTKAEAGVRGSNTADPELISAAKKAALQAKFNVDNNAPAYQTGTITYRFVLD; encoded by the coding sequence ATGAAATACATTTCGGAACATAGAACAGGATTGATTGGAACACTGGTAACTCATGGTGTGATACTGATCTTTTTATTGTATTTTGGAATTCTCATTACCAAACCAGCCACGCCTCCTTTTGAAGAAGGTATTCTGGTTAATTTTGGCGATTCAGAGACTGGTCTTGGCCTTGAAGAACCGGCGCCTGGCGAGCGCGAACCCTCCGTAAAACCAATCGAATCAGCTTCTGAAAAGATTGTCTTACCATCACCTCCGGCAAAAAAGGTTTCTGCTGCGGATGATGACCCGATAGTTACGCAGGATGTGGAGAAAACGGTCGCAGTTAAAACACCTAAGAAAAAGGTTGTTGAAAAGGTGATTGATCCTGAAAAACAACGGCTGGCCGAAGAGGAAAGGTTGCAAAAGGCCGAGCAGCTCCGTCAGCAAAGGGAGGAACAGCAGCGTTTGGCACAAGCCGCAGCCGAACAACGTAAGATTGGCGAAATTAACAGTCGGGCAAAGAATGTATTTGGTGGAGGTGGAAAGGGTAGTCCCGACTCGAAAAGTACCAGTCAGGGTATAACTTATGGTACCGGGAATCAGGGTGTCCCTCAGGGATCGGCTAATGCTGAACGGTATGGCCCGGGCGGTGGAATTGGCAATGGAGTTTCTTTTAGTTTAGACGGGCGTACCTCGCAGTCGTTGCCTAAACCTCGTTATCCGGGTAACGAAGAAGGTGTGGTTGTTGTACAGGTAACTGTTAATAAATCGGGTCAGGTAACAAAGGCCGAAGCTGGTGTTAGAGGATCGAATACTGCCGATCCTGAATTGATTTCTGCTGCCAAGAAGGCTGCGCTTCAGGCCAAATTTAACGTCGATAACAATGCTCCTGCATATCAAACCGGCACAATTACTTACCGCTTTGTGTTGGATTAA